The Acomys russatus chromosome 11, mAcoRus1.1, whole genome shotgun sequence genome contains the following window.
CTGCCCATCTATCTCCATGTCTAGCCGGATGGGTACCAGCACCTCAGGCTGTGATGCATTCTCATGGATCACAGCTGGATCATGGTCATCAAAGCTGGAAttgaaacagcagcagcagtcagTCAGGGCTACAGGGTTCCCTACGTCTAGGTCTCCAGAGACAGGAGTTTCCAGCTTCCCTCTGCTGCACCGTGGGTCACTGTAAACATGGCTAGAAGGGAAAGGCCATTTCTTACAGGCATTTGTCACCTAACAGTGAGGCACCTCAGAAGAGGTTGTCATGGGTCCCAGTCTAATGGGAGTGCAGAAGGGCAATAAACAAGCTCAAACACATCTTATGGTTAAGTCCTGCAATGGCGCGGAGCAGTACTCTTCACACATGCATCAGAAAGAAGCAGGAAACAGGTACCCTGGAAAGAAGAAAACCTATACATGCTAGCAGGGCCTGGAAGCTATAATCCCAAcagtggggaggctgaggcaggagagctgccAGGAGTCTGAGGTCACTGTGGGATAcaaagcaagaccttgtctcaaaaaaaccaaaacctacccCTTCCCATTAAAGTTCAGTGACTATCTCAGAAGATGGGTGGAAAAATACTAAGAGCCATAGGTTGAAGTgtaagtgggggaggagggaaagctCAGATAGTAGacgaggatgggggaggggaccttGAAAGGGAAAGCGTCTTCTAGACTTGAAAGATCTGCTGCACTCAGGAACTCGCCGCAGTTGACTGCTTCCAAGCTGCACAAAATCAAGTCAGTATTCTAGCATGGACTAGGGGGCGCCCTAAGTGTTAGGTGTCCTAAGAAATCCAGAGGGAGCTTTCACACACAGAGGCCCATACAACCACAGGGGTGAACACCAGAGTGATATGGATAAGGGACACACAGCCACCAGAGCAGGAAGGGGTGAGTACCAGACCCCCCATCTGCACCCCCAGAGCCTCTGAAGGGAGTAACGGCCCACCCACACCTTGATTTTGCCTATGCACCTATGTCAGACTCCTGAATCCTAGGAGAGGATCTATCTGTTCTGATGTAAGTCACTACAGTAGTTTGTTTCAGCAGCCATAGAGAACTTACACAGTGGCAGTCATGAAACCCTCCAGACAGGCTGTGGGCATCAGGTGAAGCATACAGCAGGGAAAGCCTAGGGCCTGCACCTCAAGAATTACACTGAGGTGCTAGGAAAGTGGAAAAACGTGAGAAAACGCAGCAGGGGCGGGAGGACAGGGATGCCAAGGATATGTCCTGAAGTACGAGAAGAGCATCTGAGGCAGTGGCCAGGCGGCGTCTGCGGAGCACAGGGCACTGAGCGCTGCCTCTCTGGGAATGAGGCTAAAGAGCATTGGAGAAATGGGGCTCTGTGCCGAGGCCAAGCAAAGTGTGCTCACTCACCACAAGGGGAAGGTCCTCTTCTTGTCCCGGCCCATGCGGTTCCTGTTGATGGTGGTGGAACAGGGCACAGCGTCCAGATGGTGGGAGCTGTTGGGCAAGGTGGGGACCCACTGGCTGTTCCTCTTGGCCTTCTGTtccctggagagacagaggaagaaagtaaCCTCATCAGACCAGGGTCAGATTCTGCTCCCTGGGACTCTACCCATGCTCAGTGGGCACCACTATGTCCCTGGCAGGGGCCCAGCTCCTGTGGAGAACATCTGGGCTGTTTTACACTGGGGGACTCTTCCTGGCACCTAGAGGTACCTGTGTGAGAAGAGCACAGAAGTATTAGCTACAGGGAGGGGCATGGTGCAGCCTCCAATCCCggtgctcaggaggtagaggcaggtggatctctgagttccaaacAAGTCAGGGTTGAGGCAGAGTGAActcctgcctaaaaaaaaaaaaaaaaagaaagaacaaaaaaagaaaggaaaaaataaaaaccaaattagCTAGTGCAAGCAGACAGGATGAGTACATGTTTCTGTTTGTCCCTGACTACTGATGTAGAGTGACTAGCCGTGTCCTGCCTTGACTGCCCCCCAATGGTGAACTATATAACCTAGAgctgtaaaccaaataaacttgGTCTCcttctcctaagttgcttttctgTCAGGCTATTTTACCACAGCAGCAAAAATGAAACTAAAGTACTCTCCTTTCTATGCTGGCAcggcagcctctgctcctgcagTAACTGTCCATGGGAGGCCAAAGCGATGCCAACCACACCGTCTAAGAACAGCTGGGATCTCGTCTTTCTTAGCAGAGCCTTTAACTATAACttttatttctgaagaaaaagaaaatctaggctACTTAACACCTTTAATGGAAAGGTCTGGGGCCACGCTCCGGGcaagggaaggggcaggggcaCAGTGCCAAGCATGGTCTGAGGCACTGCAGGTCTGCCTCGGCTCTTATTATCTGAGCCCACCTTCGAGACCTGGGACATGACCCCAGAACGGGGACTAATTTCCACAGGGCTGAACAGCTGGGACACCAGTTTCCATCTCAGCCCAAGTGGACAAATGGTTCCTGAAGAGTCAAAGTTTAAGTAGCAAATTCCTAAGTCCCACCCACATCACAGGAGTGTCCATCTCTGGAGAGGCTGGCCTTCTCTGTACCTTCCAGACAGTTCCAATGCAGCTGGGCTTGTATTTGGAAACTGGGTATCTTTACTCACGTCTTCTGTGCTGACCCCCACCCCGTGGCCCTCAAGTCCTACCCTATCTCCGATCTTTCCCAAGAATCCCAAGGGGGACAAACTATCCAGTGACAGCACAGGTAGGCTTCCAGGCCCTTTGCTGAGCTGACTGAGCAGTTTGTAGCTGCTCGCTTCAAGCCACGACACCCGTCCCTGTTGTTTTGGCTTCCAAGGCAACAGGAATCTACTCCCTCAGCTGGGCCTCATATGACACAATCAAGAAATTGTTTACCACTGTAGAAAAGGTTTCCAGCTGACACGTGCAAACATGAAAGTGTCATCCATATGTACATAATAGCCTTCCCGGGTAGGTCCAGCTATCCCGTGTTCTTACCACATCCCTTGGAGAAAATGAGAATCTGCTGAGCGCATGTCTACAAAGCTCATCAGACTGGATGTGTGCCACCTTCTCTAGCGGCAGAGGGGGACCAGAAAAGCAATCCAAcaatgaaagggaaggaaagtCGGAGTGAAAAGGATCCTTACAACCACCTCACCCTCAATAGTTTTCTCCCTCAGCACCCTCACGCTTTGTACATTAAAACTCCTTTCatggcgggcatggtggcgcatgcctttaatcccagcactcgggaggcagaggcaggcagatcactgtgagttcgaggccagcctggtcacagagcgagtccaggacagccaaggctacacgagaaactctgtctcaaaaaaaaacaaaaaccaaaccaaaccaaaccaaaccaaaccaaccaaacaacaaaaaactcctttcttttctctctgcttccccttcaccccagacagggtttctctatgtagccctggctgccctggaactctctttgtagaccaggctggcctcgatccacctgcctctgcctcccaaatgctgggattaaaggcgtgcgccaccacgcccggcttctctctgcttcatgctaaGGCCTCACTATTAGCCCTCGCTGGCCTTTACATCTACACGCTCCTGCCTTCACTTCAAAGGTctgtgattataggtgtgggccacACTGactagcttttattttttcaagctTTGAATTTTTAGAATGACATGGgtggctgaggatgtagctcaacAGGAGAATGTGTACAGTAGCAAAGGGGCCTGGGCTCCCTTCGCAGCCCCAGCCCAGTAGAGCGAGATTACAGAAGAAGACAAGCATGTCTCCTATGTTTGCTCGCCTCTCCTAATGCCGGATATGGACTGTGTTCTTTATTTGTACTCTATGGTCGGGTGCAGCACAGCAGTGGAATACAAGCTGTGGAGTCCTTGGTTCATATGCTAGCATCACCACCCTCTCTCCAAATCTACCGGAGTTTCCAGTTTACTTTTAAAGCTAGATGTGTAGACGCTAGATACAACAtagtacatttttaattatttgccaTCTTGTTGccacaaatattttcataaaaattatgttctaggctgggaagatggctcagtgggtaaatgcacTTGGTCTGCAAGTATGGTGATCTGAACATATGTAATTACGGGGGAACTGACTCTACAatgctgtcccctgacctctctACATGCTTGCTACGGCATATACGTACGATCTCTCCAAGCCTCAAAAcacctctttttaaaagttatttaaaaaaaataaaaaagatagaaaaacttgggaggcaaaggcagacggatctctgagttcgaggccagctctacagagtgagtccaggacagccagggctacacagagaaaccatgtctcaaaaaaccaaagccaaattcaaaacaaaactttctgttTGGACCTGCAGAGATAGataattggtagagtgcttgcccagcaggcACAGTCCTGGGCACCTTCCCCAGCACTGTtatagcagcacacacctgtattctGCGCACCcagagggtggaggcaggaggattgcagtttAACATCATACgtaactacatagcaagtttcaagccagggtgggctacatgagaccctgtctcaaaaagaaggaagaaacgaaggaaggaaagaaaaaaaaagaagttctctCAAAGTTCTACTGTATATATTCAAATCTATTGTTTCTTTTGGGAGTTGATATGAgccactaatttttttttgtaaatgagtCCCGGTTTCCTAACATTCCAGAATTCAAGACTTggtctatgtttcttttttctttttatttggtttcaagacagggtttctctgtcgccctggctgtcctggacttgctttgtagaccaggctggtctcgaactcacagagatccacctttggCCTATGTTTTAAGAATTCCAAAGATGCAGAAGAACTTAGAAACTTAGAGCAGGCAATTGTAACCACAGTGAGTAAAGTGTTGAAAGGCACTTCAGTCCAATTTCATGTTAACTGTCCTTCCACACGAGAAACTCCCCACCCACCACACGTCCTCAAGCACACACAGGTGAGGGAGGGGTACCTGAGGTAGGTGGGGGGCTCCGTGCTGATGGACACAGCCTTGTATTTCTCATCATTGCCATCCAAAATCTCTTCTACCTCTGAGGCTTTCAGCAGCGTCACACTGGTGGCAAGGGTGGTGTATCCGTGGTCTGTAAGCAGAGAGACCCCACTGTAGGCATCCTGCACAGTGTAAACATGCTGCTAACCAACTTGATAAGGCACACAAGGTCCTCACATGCAGGAGGTGGGAAAGCGAGGTGGCGATCACTACCGCTGAGTGCTAGCCTCTTCCAAAAGGGCCACGGACTGAGGCTTTCCTAGACATCTTGGTGGAGGAAGCCTCTGGGGATGGATTTGGACCAACTCGCCTCTTATGAGCACAAGCTCAGGGGCAGAGATGTTTGGGGTAGCAGCAGCCAGGGGCTACCGGAAGGCTCCCGAGTAACACCCCAGTGGGAAGAGGTCTGACACCACCACAATCTAAACACAGTAACACCCCAGTGGGAAGAGGTCTGACACCACCACAATCTAAACACAAAGCGAGGTAGGTGATAGGATGAAAGATgactacttttcttttaaaacaagagcCCAGAGAGTTCGAAAGGACTGTTTCACACCCAGCAAAAGTTACCATCCCCGATCCAGTCCAGATGTGCTGTCTGGAAAACAAGACAGGCTCCGTACGACGTGACCCCCAGCTCTTCCAGGGAACCTTTGTCAAGAGCTGCTACTTATCTGCAGGACCTGCTTATTTTCACTGGAGGAATCTCTTGGTTACAGGGAAGGAAGGCACATGGCAGAAAGACCGCTAAGACTTCAGGGGTACTCAAGGAAGGGCAGGCAAAGCTGGGCAGCCACCATGCTAGTGACTGAACTCCACTTGTGGCAGAGGGGACACAAAGGAAACTGTTTTAGGCAACAGTGAAAATGTTTTAGTAGTGACTGAAAAGCAGCTCTGGCTCCTGCATTAAAAGAACCCCCGATTTACCATAATAGGCAAAACTACATTAGCACCTACGGACAAGACAGACTACAAAGTGCTAGcgagcatgcatgcatggacgcacgcatgcacgcatgcacacacgcacccaGGCCCAGGGCAGCTCTCTACAGGGTGCCTCAGCTAAGTGCAAAGTAGTTTGCCACCTGCCAAATGGCATGTTGCACTCATACCCAAACGTTCCCGCTGCAGGTCCCAAAGAGAATGAAGAGCATCGTCACTCTGCACAGAGCTGCCACAGCCCAGAGCTTGCACTCGTGGCGCCAGCATCAAAGGGCTCACAGAGTAAGCCCCAGGCACAGGGCAGGCCACACAGAATGGGAGCATGCACGTGAGCGTAGCACACTGGGTGCTGAGATGAAGCAGTACAGGGGAAATGTGCTCTGGGAGGGAAGCGGTGAAGGCCCCAGAGCAAAGTGAGGGCTGGGGCCACTGTCTGCTACTAGGGCCGCAAGGATGACGACTACAGCAACGCACTCACAGCAAATGGCAGCGAATCACGGCATTCCTAAAACGTTTTGAGCCCAACATGTCTTCACAGCACCTGCTACCGCCCTGGCCCCAAGCCCCTACACCCCACCGGCCCAGCCAGGAACACACAACAGTGGAGCACCAAAGTCTCCCTGAGCCACTCTCACCTGAGTCTTGTGTGCACTGGCAGGGTGGCCCACCCCTGGGGTGTTCCCTACCGAACTAAGGTCAGGATGCAATGAAGACACTGGAGTGAAAACGTTTTATCTTCATGACATAAGCGAGTGGTTTTGAAACAGGTTTACAAACCCTCGTGAAGACGCACCCTTagtgttaggttttgtttttttaccatgTGACGATGCaactattttcttcctctcttccacagtgGCTAGTCGCCTCCAGAGCGAGGGGTATCTCTTGTACAGAGAACCTCGGAACATACGGAGGTAGTTTCCCACCTATGAGTAAAGCAAGAAGGCTCATTATGAGGGTCAGGCTATCTACCACTACGCCAAAGGGTTCTGGCACAGAGGATTTGCTGGATCAAGGGTATGCGATACAAGGCCTCCAGACGCCAGCCTTTCAGTAGTCATAAAACACATTCTGCTGACAGCAAGGGTTCAACAGCAGTGCACATCTGGCTGGCATCTGTGTATCCTGACATCAGAACCAAGTTCCAAAGGCCTGACCAGATGTCTACAAGGGAGGATCCTGGAGCTTAGTAAGAAGCTTGTGATTCGGATCTGACTAGGGTTTGTTGGCACTTTTCTGAAATCTAAGACTCTTGTGACCTTCTTTTATCTTAAGAAGCAGACTTTGATATTTTTACAAGGCAATAAACAGCAAAGTCTTTAATTTTAGACAGATGCAAGTTAATCTGTCCCATTGCCTGTGTGGCTTTGTTTAGCAACAAAACtcaaaccagagatactaaagaATTTTCTAGAGTCTAAAAAAAGCACTATATTAGTAATCCCTGGACTATCATATAAATCACTACTTCCCCTAAGCAGTAGCTTCGGTTTGTTTGCAGCAATACTGGATGAACAGCCTTCAGGAGAAGCTGTCCTGCCACTGACTTTTCAGAGATGAAGTCTTCAGAGCCACACTGCTGGGACAACAGTGGAGGCAGTGCAAGGTGCTGGCTCTGGCAGTAAAGCTGGGCATCTTTACTTACCAGTCGAATGCTTTacagccctgatttttttttcccctttcctaaaATAGattctcactacatagctctagctgacctggaactcgcaGAGATGGGCCTGTCTCTGCTTACTGAGTGCCGGGGACTAAAGGCGCGCACCGCCAAGCCTGACCCTCAAGTCTGAATTCTGCTCTATTAAGGATCACTTCTATTACCTTTTCTTCTTATCTACCTATCATAGCATACAGTTATTAAGTGGAAGCCGTTTCTGCCCTTTGCTGCTGGAAGAGATTTACATGACCAATAGCCATCCATGGCTGCTGAGCACAAGAGCAGAACATCTACACACAGCAaagcctcctgggtgctgtagTTTGTGGGTCATTATCACCCAAAGGTAAAAGTAGGATTTCATTTAGTTTTAGAAAGAAGTTGGCAGTGTTGTCCCCCACAGCTACTGTGAGGGGCCTGCAGAGCGTCTGTACCGCATTCCCTAGGACACTAAGGCTGGATTGCTTGGCTCTTCCTAAGTCAGTCTTTGCCCTCTCTGGAAATAAAGATTCTGGAATTGGGCATTCCTTTCTTCAAAGCTCTGTTACTTGTGTGGCAAATGGTAGGATGTCAGTGACACAGTCACATCCACTGCAGATGCCAGAGACACGGTTAGTGCTGTGGTATCTGGCCCATCTATCTGAATACTGTATTCATCTTCTAAGATGAAGGGGCCCAGGTTCACCATCTGCACAACTCTGCCACAGGAACTGCAGATACAAACTACTGCACGAATGGTACTAAGCTCTTCCCAAAACCAAAGCTAGGCTCTGAAGAGCAAAAATACCCTGTCCTTTTTGGTTTCAAGATAATGATTCTCATTCAATGGAGAGGGAGGGCCAAGAAAGAAGGTTGTGGTTAGCTTTCTAAAACCTAAAACATGCTATGACGATGTCCTCAAAAAGCCATTTCCAGTTTAAGCATCTCTTAAGTATGAGCAAACTGGAGTCAGCCAAGAAGACAGCTCAGGAGAGGAGTATGTATTCAGCCTGCacaaggctctaggttcaattcccagcagagagaaaggagagccagggaaggcagagtgagaagagagagagggtaagGAGGCAGAGCAAGCTGTCACTCAGCCTCTGAGGCTCTTCCTACCTGAGCAGGGCTCCTGAGCAGGGCTATCTTTTAATTGTTGCACCagatgagaattttcttttcaaaaccacCAGCAAGCACTTAAAGAGTTGAGCTCAGATTTACCTTTCACACACTAGATCAGTTAAATGGTTCTTTCAACAAGTTCCTCTGCATAGTGTTTAAAGTCCTCAACTGCTTTACATACCTGGCATTTGAGAAAATGCTTATTGGCCAACAAGGACCGTTCTCAGCTGAGGGAGATGGACAGGAGCTGACTGCAGGTCCCCAGAACACCCACCATGGCACAGTAGCACTGAGGCGACGGTGTGAACCTACCATGACACCTCACACTTTTTGTTTAATGGAAAATGGTGAAAATGGATGTTTCTGACAACACTGGTCCCGTTACCTGATACAACCAACATACTAATGAAATGGAGTATATTACACAGCAAATGGCTGCCAGGGGGTAATTGTTAGCATTTTCAGATGGCTTTAGCTCTCCAGGGTGGGTACTTACCTCTTTTCATGTCTTACATGTCTACTGATTGATGTTCATACATCTGaggtgtgtggggtttttttttgagacaggctcttactatgtaggccaggctagactcaaactcaccctctacctctacctcctgagtgtggtGCAGATTAAAAGTGTAGCCCACTGCCTTGCTGCCCTTATCTTTAAGAGAGAGAACCAAAAATGGGGCGTggtagcacttggaaagcagaggtagttggatttctgtgagttcaaggccagccaggtctgcaaagtggagttacaggccaaccaaggctacacaatgagacgTTGTCGGAAAAGGGGGACACAAAGTGGCTGGTGGTTGCCCTTAGATGTAAGGAGGCTAGTGTGAGAAAGTCTGTAAAATACCTTCATACTCTTGGCTGGTCCACAGGGCTAATTATAGGGTTTTCCTAAGGCAGTgtttctcacccttcctaatgctgcgtccctcctgttgtggtgaccgcccccccaaccataaaatcacttcgttgctacttcgtaactataGTTTTGATAGTTAtgagtcgtaatgtaaatatctgatcaGCAACCCCTGTGAAACGGTCTTTCGGCACgcgccctcctccctcctcccccctcctccgcCTCCAAGTCATCATCCATAGGTTGAGAATGATTGTCCTAAGGACACTTGTCCACCGGACTGAACAAAAGCTGTCTCTTCTAATTATGGATCGGCGATCCTTCAGACTTATCCCGTATGAAAACTCAAAATATGGTCATAGATGTCCAAAACGTCAGTGCTTCTGGCCTCAGGGCCTCATCCACCGAAAAGCAAACATCCTCGTCCAACCGCTTTCTACAGATAATAAAGCTCATAACGTTTCTGCAGCCCACCTCAGAAGCAAGAACGCAAGGGGGTGGAGGCCGTCCTAAACCCCAGGCTTACAGCTAGCCATTTCAAGACCATGGCAGTGGGGTGCAACCGAGAGCTGCCAAAGGGGTCAAGAGTAATACTGCATCTCCACCTCCAAGCGCCCAGGGGCTTCCCAAAGATCCTTTCCCCATATGCATAGAGTGTGCCGGCTCGACGCTCTAAGCTAGAGCAGATGCTTAGGGTTTGAAAAACGTGAAGTGGGTAAGAaaacccagagggtccaggaggaCAAGGGCCCGGTCACGCCCACCAGGCCACGCCCCAGCTGCGAGCAGGCGCCCCCCTGCCTCCGCGATGAATGGAGGCGCGCACTCGGGGTGCACAGGCCCGCCCCGGGACTCGAGCCGGCCAGCCTCTGCTGGGGAAGCCGAGAACGCGCCGCGGGCTACCTCGGAGCCGATCATATAGAACTCGCCGTCGTCCTCCAGCTGGAACTTGACGGGCTTCTGCCCGAAGGTCTTGCTCAatgccatcatcatcatggcggCGGGGGAAACCGGCAGCCGGGATCGAGCTGGAAAGAATACGGTGGGCTCGGGCGGGGCCGAGGAGCGTTAGACCGAAAGGGACGGAGGCCGGGACGTGAAGGACGCGCCGAGGGAGCCGGCCGGGCGCTCGCGCCGTTACTGGGTTCCTTGGTCGCCGCTCCAAAGACGAGCAGGCCGCCCTCCGTGCGCATGCGCGAGGGGCGCGCGCGCTCTGACGCTAACGTGCGCGCCGCCGCTTGCGCAACACAAGGCCGCGCACGTTCCCGCGGGCCCTTAAAGGAACCCGATGTCTTTTCGCTTCCCGGGCTGCCTCCCAAGTCCGGTATGGAGGAAAACTTCCCACCGACAGAAATAGCCACTGAGGCCCTGACTCAGGCAGTGCCCTCCCTAGTCACACAGCCAGACCTGGCACTTCGCCCGGGAGTGAAGAAGCGAAATGAGATGTTAAGCGGGGAGAAGGACCGCACCATCTGGAAGCCCAAGGAAGTCTGGGTGGGCATGGTGACCCCAGGCTGTCGCCTCAGGCTGTCCACCTCAAAGTGCCTCTAGGGACAGCTATATCCGCTGCAGACCAGCAGCTGTTCCCGGGGCAGTAGGGACGGGAAGAATGACGAGAGTGGATGGAGGTTGGTACTGTTCAAAGATTTGGGTGGTGTGCCAGGGTCACTTGCATTCCTCCCTTAACCTCTGCAAGCTTGGTGCCCACAAGCCCAGCCCTGTTCTGTGCTTCTCTGCCCCTTGGGCCTTAACAGCCTTGAGAGAAGACAATGCTTCTGCAAAGTGTCCAAGCAGTCCATCACTCGTTGAACAAAGCAGTGCCTCAAAACTATTTGACTAATCTTCATTATGGCACTATTACAAGAGCAAAGTTACAACCCAGCCTTGGTAGCTATTCTACAATAgaggaatagataaagaaaatatagcacaggctgggtttggtggtgcaggcctttagccccagcacttaagaggcagaagcaggatttctgtgaattaagtggcaagcctggtctatatatagtgagttccaggacaggctaagtagagaaactctgtctcagaaaacaaaacaaggtgtgAAGTGTGTGTacaggatggattttttttttcagccacaaAAGTGAAATTATATTGTTTGGAGGGAAAGGGATACAAATGGAGTCAAGTatgtttctctcatttgtagTTTCTGGAGTTTATGTAGATGTAAAAATTATGTATCATACAGACCATGAGAGGAAAAGTCACATTGTCTAGGGGAGCAAAGAGATGGAACGGGAGTGAGAGGGGAGACAGTGAAggtggagggatgggggaagtaatgtgcaaaaatataaatacatttatgaaaGTTGAAAGGCAAACAGTGGCCAGTTAGTGACACCAATGACTATTTCCTAAGGGTCAGTCTGATGAGACTGCTGCTGTGACAGGAGGTCATTATGAAGGAGATGCTGAAGAACCTGGAAGGGCTGTGGTATCCTCGAGCTCTGTCTGCTGTTCTTACAGCCGTGGGAACCAGAATGTCaagggccagacatggtggctcatgcctttagtgccagcactccaGAATTCCGGTCAgaaggcaggctgacctctgggaattctaggacagccagggatatatagtGAGGCCTTGCCTTCCCCAGAGGGGAATGACACATGATCAGATAGAATGACCACTGCTTTGGAGGATGACTTAAAGGGACAAAGGAGGAAATAGGCAGCCAGTTAAAAAGTCATTGCAGGTACCCATCTCTGCTTGTGCAggaatgggagaagagaaagcctAAACATTGGGCCTAGCTCCAAGAAGCAGACTTGGGGGGGATGAAGGCTTTGACCCTAGGTCCCAAATCCTGACTGCAAATTGCAAAGAGAGACTAGAGAGGCACTTAGAAAACACTCATGTTTAATGacagtcttggttttgttttttgttttttaagaaaaggctTTATACACTGTACACACATTTACATGGCCTTAGAGGGTACCTGTGCTAGGAAGAGGGCCCCAGGAAGAAACGGCCTGGGGCAAGGCACTGAGGTATGTGGGGCCTCTGAGGCAGTGTCTCCAGGAGGAAACAGCTGCCTCCCTGGCTGGCTGTGTACCTT
Protein-coding sequences here:
- the Smarcb1 gene encoding SWI/SNF-related matrix-associated actin-dependent regulator of chromatin subfamily B member 1 isoform X1; its protein translation is MMMMALSKTFGQKPVKFQLEDDGEFYMIGSEVGNYLRMFRGSLYKRYPSLWRRLATVEERKKIVASSHGKKTKPNTKDHGYTTLATSVTLLKASEVEEILDGNDEKYKAVSISTEPPTYLREQKAKRNSQWVPTLPNSSHHLDAVPCSTTINRNRMGRDKKRTFPLCFDDHDPAVIHENASQPEVLVPIRLDMEIDGQKLRDAFTWNMNEKLMTPEMFSEILCDDLDLNPLTFVPAIASAIRQQIESYPTDSILEDQSDQRVIIKLNIHVGNISLVDQFEWDMSEKENSPEKFALKLCSELGLGGEFVTTIAYSIRGQLSWHQKTYAFSENPLPTVEIAIRNTGDADQWCPLLETLTDAEMEKKIRDQDRNTRRMRRLANTAPAW
- the Smarcb1 gene encoding SWI/SNF-related matrix-associated actin-dependent regulator of chromatin subfamily B member 1 isoform X2, whose protein sequence is MMMMALSKTFGQKPVKFQLEDDGEFYMIGSEVGNYLRMFRGSLYKRYPSLWRRLATVEERKKIVASSHDHGYTTLATSVTLLKASEVEEILDGNDEKYKAVSISTEPPTYLREQKAKRNSQWVPTLPNSSHHLDAVPCSTTINRNRMGRDKKRTFPLCFDDHDPAVIHENASQPEVLVPIRLDMEIDGQKLRDAFTWNMNEKLMTPEMFSEILCDDLDLNPLTFVPAIASAIRQQIESYPTDSILEDQSDQRVIIKLNIHVGNISLVDQFEWDMSEKENSPEKFALKLCSELGLGGEFVTTIAYSIRGQLSWHQKTYAFSENPLPTVEIAIRNTGDADQWCPLLETLTDAEMEKKIRDQDRNTRRMRRLANTAPAW